In one Vidua chalybeata isolate OUT-0048 chromosome 4, bVidCha1 merged haplotype, whole genome shotgun sequence genomic region, the following are encoded:
- the CLCN3 gene encoding H(+)/Cl(-) exchange transporter 3 isoform X3, translated as MESEQLFHRGYYRNSYNSITSASSDEELLDGAGVIMDFQTSEDDNLLDGDASIGTHYTMTNGGNINSSTHLLDLLDEPIPGVGTYDDFHTIDWVREKCKDRERHRRINSKKKESAWEMTKSLYDAWSGWLVVTLTGLASGALAGLIDIAADWMTDLKEGICLSALWFNHEQCCWGSNETTFEERDKCPQWKTWAELIIGQAEGPGSYIMNYIMYIFWALSFAFLAVSLVKVFAPYACGSGIPEIKTILSGFIIRGYLGKWTLMIKTITLVLAVASGLSLGKEGPLVHVACCCGNIFSYLFPKYSTNEAKKREVLSAASAAGVSVAFGAPIGGVLFSLEEVSYYFPLKTLWRSFFAALVAAFVLRSINPFGNSRLVLFYVEYHTPWYLFELLPFILLGVFGGLWGAFFIRANIAWCRRRKSTKFGKYPVLEVIIVAAITAVIAFPNPYTRLNTSELIKELFTDCGPLESSSLCDYRNDMNASKIVDDIPDRPAGTGVYSAIWQLCLALIFKIIMTVFTFGIKVPSGLFIPSMAIGAIAGRIVGIAVEQLAYYHHDWFIFKEWCEVGADCITPGLYAMVGAAACLGGVTRMTVSLVVIVFELTGGLEYIVPLMAAVMTSKWVGDAFGREGIYEAHIRLNGYPFLDAKEEFTHTTLAADVMRPRRSDPPLAVLTQDNMTVEDIENLINETSYNGFPVIMSKESQRLVGFALRRDLTIAIESARKKQEGIVGSSRVCFAQHTPSLPAESPRPLKLRSILDMSPFTVTDHTPMEIVVDIFRKLGLRQCLVTHNGRLLGIITKKDILRHMAQTANQDPASIMFN; from the exons GAACTCATTATACAATGACAAATGGAGGAAATATCAACAGTTCAACACATTTACTGGACCTTCTGGATGAGCCAATTCCTGGAGTAGGAACATACGATGATTTCCATACCATTGACTGGGTTCGAGAGAAATGCAAAGACAGAGAAAGGCATAGACGG ATTaacagcaagaagaaagaatCAGCATGGGAAATGACAAAAAGTTTGTACGATGCATGGTCAGGATGGTTGGTAGTCACATTAACTGGTTTGGCATCAG GGGCATTGGCAGGATTAATTGACATAGCTGCTGACTGGATGACTGACTTGAAGGAAGGCATTTGCCTTAGTGCTTTGTGGTTTAACCATGAACAGTGTTGTTGGGGTTCAAATGAGACCACATTTGAAGAGAGAGATAAATGTCCGCAGTGGAAAACATGGGCAGAACTAATAATTGGGCAAGCAGAA gGTCCAGGTTCATACATAATGAACTACATCATGTACATTTTCTGGGCTTTGAGCTTTGCCTTCTTAGCAGTTTCTCTGGTGAAGGTATTTGCTCCCTATGCCTGTGGCTCAGGGATACCTGAG atAAAAACTATTTTGAGTGGCTTCATCATCAGAGGTTACTTGGGGAAGTGGACTTTGATGATAAAAACCATTACTTTAGTCTTGGCTGTTGCATCAGGTTTGAGTTTAGGAAAAGAGGGTCCTTTGGTACATGttgcctgctgctgtgggaatattttttcctacctCTTTCCAAAATACAGTACAAATGAAGCTAAAAAAAGAGAG GTGTTGtcagctgcctcagcagcaggagtttCTGTAGCCTTTGGTGCCCCAATTGGAGGAGTCCTTTTCAGTCTGGAGGAG GTCAGTTACTATTTCCCACTGAAAACTTTATGGAGATCGTTTTTTGCTGCTTTAGTAGCTGCATTTGTTTTAAGGTCCATCAATCCTTTTGGTAATAGCCGCCTAGTTCTTTTTTATGTAGAATATCACACTCCTTGGTACCTTTTTGAACTGCTTCCTTTTATTCTTCTGGGAGTATTTGGTGGGCTCTGGGGAGCATTTTTCATCCGAGCAAATATTGCATGGTGTCGTCGACGCAAATCTACAAAATTTGGGAAGTATCCTGTCCTGGAGGTTATTATTGTTGCAGCAATAACGGCTGTGATTGCGTTTCCTAATCCATATACAAGGCTAAACACCAGTGAGCTTATTAAGGAGCTCTTCACAGACTGTGGGCCATTAGAATCCTCCTCGCTCTGTGACTACAGAAATGATATGAATGCAAGCAAAATTGTGGACGATATTCCGGACCGCCCAGCAGGCACTGGAGTCTATTCAGCTATATGGCAGTTGTGTTTAGCactcatatttaaaataatcatgACAGTCTTCACTTTTGGTATCAAG GTTCCATCTGGGTTGTTCATACCTAGTATGGCAATTGGAGCAATAGCAGGAAGGATTGTAGGAATTGCAGTGGAGCAGCTGGCTTACTACCATCATGACTGGTTCATTTTCAAGGAGTGGTGTGAAGTTGGAGCTGACTGTATTACACCTGGACTTTATGCCATGGTTGGTGCTGCTGCATGCTTag GTGGTGTGACAAGGATGACTGTGTCCCTGGTAGTTATTGTCTTTGAGCTAACAGGAGGGCTGGAATATATTGTGCCCCTAATGGCTGCAGTCATGACCAGTAAGTGGGTAGGAGATGCCTTTGGTAGGGAAGGCATCTATGAAGCACACATCCGACTGAATGGATATCCTTTCTTGGATGCAAAGGAAGAATTCACTCACACAACACTGGCTGCTGATGTGATGAGACCTCGGAGGAGCGACCCACCTTTAGCGGTTCTGACACAGGATAATATGACTGTTGAAGACATAGAAAACTTAATCAACGAAACCAGCTATAATGGTTTTCCTGTTATTATGTCAAAGGAATCTCAGAGACTTGTGGGTTTTGCTCTAAGAAGAGATTTAACTATTGCAATAG AAAGTGCTAGAAAGAAGCAGGAGGGGATTGTTGGCAGTTCCAGGGTGTGTTTTGCCCAACATACCCCATCGCTTCCAGCAGAAAGCCCTCGACCTTTGAAGCTCAGAAGCATACTTGATATGAGCCCTTTCACCGTGACAGACCATACACCAATGGAAATAGTGGTGGATATTTTCCGGAAGCTGGGTCTGAGGCAGTGCCTTGTAACACACAATGG GCGCCTCCTTGGCATTATAACAAAAAAAGATATCCTCCGTCATATGGCCCAGACGGCAAACCAAGACCCCGCCTCCATAATGTTCAACTGA